Proteins co-encoded in one Flavobacteriaceae bacterium MAR_2009_75 genomic window:
- a CDS encoding putative membrane protein: MYETRTFLDKFFLFIKGLCMGAANKVPGVSGGIVAFVAGFYEEFIYSLQKINAKAFKLLISGRFKSFYRYINGPFLSLLIFGMLVSYFSISKLLDFFLEKKELYVWSAFFGMILGSIYYISKDFEHWNRKTIISGLIGLVVGISISFLSPAKENDNLFFIFLCGIISVSGMTLPGLSGSFILILLGNYVLLLVDSVNALYDTFAELLRGDFSFVKNKARIATLKILAVFTLGSATGLVSLSHLLTYVLKYYKHITTAVIIGFITGSLGVVWPWKKTIYKTDAIGKPLLDSNGKEIIVNYERYFPDLSISETWWAVFFIGIGIVVLLSLDWYGKNRKK, from the coding sequence ATGTACGAAACACGAACTTTTCTAGACAAGTTCTTTCTTTTCATTAAAGGACTCTGCATGGGTGCGGCCAATAAGGTACCCGGGGTTTCAGGAGGCATTGTTGCTTTTGTCGCCGGTTTCTACGAAGAATTCATCTATTCGCTTCAAAAAATAAACGCTAAAGCTTTTAAACTTTTGATAAGTGGTCGCTTTAAAAGCTTTTACCGCTATATAAATGGCCCATTTCTTTCGCTATTGATATTCGGTATGTTGGTCAGTTATTTCAGTATTTCGAAACTTCTTGATTTTTTTCTTGAAAAAAAAGAACTGTATGTTTGGTCGGCCTTTTTTGGAATGATTTTAGGTTCTATATATTATATCTCAAAAGATTTTGAACACTGGAACCGAAAGACTATTATTTCTGGCTTAATTGGTTTGGTTGTAGGTATATCAATTAGCTTTTTAAGTCCCGCTAAAGAAAATGATAACCTCTTCTTTATATTTCTATGTGGCATAATCAGTGTTTCGGGTATGACACTTCCCGGTCTATCGGGCTCCTTCATTCTAATATTATTGGGTAACTATGTATTACTATTAGTCGACTCGGTCAATGCACTTTATGATACATTCGCTGAATTACTTCGAGGCGATTTTAGTTTCGTGAAAAATAAGGCCCGTATAGCCACCTTGAAAATATTGGCGGTATTTACTTTGGGCTCGGCTACCGGTCTCGTGAGCCTTTCACACTTGCTCACTTACGTGCTTAAATACTATAAACACATTACCACGGCGGTTATCATAGGCTTTATAACCGGGTCTCTAGGCGTAGTATGGCCTTGGAAAAAAACAATTTATAAAACCGACGCTATTGGAAAGCCCTTGTTAGATTCCAATGGCAAAGAGATAATCGTCAATTACGAACGGTATTTTCCAGATTTATCGATTTCAGAAACTTGGTGGGCGGTATTCTTCATAGGCATCGGCATAGTAGTTCTATTGTCTTTAGATTGGTACGGTAAAAACAGAAAAAAATAA
- a CDS encoding shikimate dehydrogenase: MANKKHRYGLVGKNIAYSFSKGYFKEKFEKLGLANYSYENFDLQDINEFSDVLKNTSNLKGLNVTIPYKQEVIPFMNSLDSQAEQIGAVNTIQFTKDGPKGFNTDAYGFENTIKPFLQHHHKKALVLGTGGASKAVAFVLSELQIDSVFVSRNPSDEQMSYTQLNDMVLEEYTVLINCTPLGTHPNVEKKPNIPYQAITEKHLLFDLIYNPSKTAFLQEGESRGASICNGHRMLELQADRAWEIWQEVS; encoded by the coding sequence ATGGCAAACAAAAAGCATCGGTATGGATTAGTGGGCAAGAACATTGCGTATTCTTTTTCCAAGGGCTATTTCAAAGAAAAATTTGAAAAATTAGGGCTAGCGAATTACTCGTATGAGAACTTTGACCTACAAGATATAAACGAGTTCAGCGATGTTCTGAAAAACACCTCTAATTTAAAGGGGTTGAATGTGACCATACCCTACAAGCAAGAGGTAATCCCATTTATGAACAGCCTTGATAGTCAAGCTGAACAGATTGGGGCAGTCAACACCATACAATTCACCAAAGACGGACCTAAAGGCTTTAATACCGATGCATACGGTTTTGAGAATACGATAAAACCATTTTTGCAACACCATCATAAAAAAGCCCTTGTTTTAGGCACTGGTGGCGCCTCTAAGGCAGTGGCCTTTGTGCTGAGCGAATTACAAATCGATAGTGTTTTTGTATCTAGAAATCCCTCTGACGAGCAAATGAGCTACACCCAATTGAATGATATGGTACTTGAAGAGTATACTGTTTTGATAAACTGCACCCCTTTGGGTACACACCCGAATGTAGAAAAGAAACCGAATATACCGTACCAAGCAATTACAGAAAAGCATTTGCTTTTCGACCTTATTTACAATCCAAGTAAAACTGCCTTCTTGCAAGAAGGAGAATCTCGTGGAGCCAGCATTTGCAACGGTCATCGAATGCTCGAGCTTCAAGCTGATAGAGCATGGGAAATCTGGCAAGAAGTCTCATAA
- a CDS encoding GAF domain-containing protein gives MIKPQIPLNERERILALKSFNVLDTLVEEEYDAITKIAAEICNTPMALVSLVDSDRQWFKSHYGIDATETPRDLAFCAHAINTPENILIVEDSHKDDRFKDNPMVTGGPLVQFYAGAPLNTQEGFSIGTLCVIDTKPRKNFSQKQQECLKALANQVMAQLELRRHILLQKLVNEELNRKNDQLKHFSYRLAHDMKTPLHGISSLVGFIKEDYLHLLKETEIPEWLDTIDDRVSYMEALINGIMTHTNILNNPIEFKTFQIVDEINKIEDKIDSTTHFSLKLNNFEGQLNHSLECISFIFSELIKNTLKFSNQSLPEIEIGISDENKHYEFSYIDNGPGITEQLHKKVFVMFETLKRTNVTDTGIGLATVKALVEKLGGVITLNNRADNQSGVDFRFTLAKEIYTTPLQMTQCVNLKAPHELK, from the coding sequence ATGATCAAACCACAAATACCGCTCAATGAAAGAGAGCGGATATTAGCTTTAAAGAGCTTTAATGTTTTAGATACTCTAGTAGAAGAGGAATATGATGCTATTACCAAAATTGCAGCTGAAATATGCAATACCCCAATGGCCTTGGTTTCTCTTGTAGATTCCGATAGGCAATGGTTCAAATCTCATTATGGTATTGATGCTACAGAGACACCAAGAGATTTGGCATTCTGTGCCCATGCCATAAATACTCCCGAAAATATACTGATTGTTGAAGACTCACATAAAGATGATAGGTTTAAAGATAATCCAATGGTAACTGGCGGACCTCTAGTTCAATTTTATGCAGGTGCTCCTCTAAACACTCAAGAGGGGTTTTCAATCGGTACCCTTTGCGTCATAGATACAAAACCCAGAAAAAACTTTTCGCAAAAACAACAGGAGTGTCTGAAGGCTTTGGCCAACCAAGTTATGGCCCAATTAGAGTTACGTCGCCATATTTTACTTCAAAAATTGGTTAATGAAGAGCTTAATCGTAAAAACGACCAACTCAAGCATTTTTCTTACCGCTTGGCTCATGATATGAAAACGCCACTTCATGGTATCAGCTCGTTAGTAGGTTTTATAAAAGAAGATTATCTCCATCTTTTAAAGGAAACGGAAATACCCGAATGGCTAGATACTATAGATGACCGTGTCAGCTATATGGAAGCCCTCATCAATGGAATTATGACCCATACGAATATTTTGAACAACCCCATTGAGTTCAAAACCTTTCAAATCGTTGATGAAATTAATAAGATTGAAGATAAAATAGATTCAACAACGCATTTCAGCCTAAAGTTAAATAACTTTGAGGGTCAATTAAACCATTCTTTAGAGTGCATATCCTTTATTTTTAGTGAACTGATAAAAAACACCTTAAAGTTTTCAAATCAATCTCTACCTGAGATTGAAATTGGCATTAGCGATGAGAACAAGCACTATGAATTCTCTTATATAGATAATGGCCCGGGTATTACAGAACAGTTGCACAAAAAAGTTTTTGTCATGTTTGAAACGCTTAAAAGAACCAATGTGACCGACACCGGTATCGGCTTGGCCACCGTGAAAGCTTTAGTAGAAAAATTAGGTGGAGTAATTACCCTGAACAACAGAGCAGATAACCAATCTGGTGTAGATTTTCGTTTTACCCTTGCTAAAGAGATTTATACCACACCACTTCAAATGACCCAATGTGTTAACTTAAAAGCGCCCCATGAGTTGAAATAA
- a CDS encoding ribonuclease Y, producing MDIATLIIVAIIGAAVGFGIAKFMEKGKASKTLASAKQEADAIIKNAKVEGENIKKDKIFQAKEKFLELKAEHEKVIVNKDKKIGEAEKRTRDKESQVSSELAKNKKLNNQLDVKIKEVNHKESIFEKKQAELDKLHKNQVQQLEVISGLSAEDAKGQLLESLKETAKADAMAYVQTTLEEAKLTAQQEAKKIVINTIQRIGTEEAVENCVSVFNLESDDVKGRIIGREGRNIRALESATGVEIIVDDTPEAIILSCFDSVRREVARLSLHKLVTDGRIHPARIEEIVKKTEKQIEQEIVEVGKRAVIDLGIHGLHPELVRAVGRMKYRSSYGQNLLQHSREVAKLCGVMAAELGLNPKLAKRAGLLHDIGKVPNTEAEVETPHAILGMQWAEKYGEKPDVCNAIGAHHDEIEMKTLISPIVQVCDAISGARPGARRQVLDSYIQRLKDLEDIAFGFGGVQKAYAIQAGRELRVIVESEKVNDEKAAQLSFEISQKIQTDMTYPGQVKVTVIRETRSVNVAK from the coding sequence ATGGATATCGCAACATTAATTATAGTAGCAATTATAGGGGCCGCAGTCGGCTTCGGAATTGCTAAATTTATGGAGAAGGGCAAGGCCTCTAAAACCCTTGCAAGTGCTAAGCAAGAAGCCGATGCCATCATTAAAAATGCCAAGGTCGAAGGCGAGAATATCAAGAAAGACAAAATCTTTCAGGCCAAAGAAAAGTTTCTAGAACTTAAGGCCGAGCACGAAAAAGTTATTGTCAATAAAGACAAGAAGATTGGCGAGGCCGAAAAACGTACTCGTGACAAAGAATCACAAGTCAGCAGTGAGTTGGCCAAGAACAAAAAGTTGAACAATCAACTTGACGTTAAGATTAAAGAAGTTAATCACAAAGAGTCTATTTTTGAGAAGAAGCAGGCAGAGCTTGATAAACTTCATAAAAATCAAGTTCAGCAATTGGAGGTTATTTCAGGGCTTTCTGCCGAAGATGCCAAAGGTCAACTATTGGAATCTTTGAAAGAAACCGCCAAAGCTGACGCGATGGCCTACGTTCAAACTACTTTAGAAGAAGCCAAGCTGACCGCTCAGCAAGAGGCTAAAAAGATTGTAATCAACACGATTCAGCGTATCGGTACAGAAGAGGCCGTTGAAAACTGTGTTTCTGTCTTTAACCTAGAGTCAGACGATGTAAAAGGTCGAATCATTGGGCGAGAAGGACGAAACATTCGGGCTTTAGAATCTGCAACCGGCGTTGAGATTATTGTAGATGATACTCCAGAGGCCATTATTCTTTCCTGTTTTGATTCTGTTCGCCGAGAAGTGGCCAGACTCTCTCTTCATAAGTTGGTTACCGATGGTAGAATTCACCCGGCCAGAATTGAGGAAATCGTTAAGAAAACCGAAAAACAGATAGAACAAGAAATCGTTGAGGTAGGTAAAAGGGCCGTTATCGATTTAGGAATTCATGGTTTACACCCTGAATTAGTTAGAGCAGTAGGTCGTATGAAGTACCGCTCTTCATATGGGCAAAACCTGCTTCAACACTCTAGGGAGGTTGCTAAACTTTGTGGGGTAATGGCAGCTGAACTCGGCTTGAACCCAAAACTGGCCAAACGTGCCGGATTGCTTCACGATATTGGTAAAGTACCTAATACTGAGGCAGAGGTAGAAACGCCACATGCTATCTTAGGTATGCAGTGGGCAGAGAAATACGGTGAGAAACCAGATGTTTGCAATGCTATCGGAGCCCACCATGATGAGATAGAAATGAAAACTTTGATTTCACCTATAGTTCAAGTTTGTGATGCTATCAGTGGCGCAAGACCAGGGGCGAGAAGACAAGTGCTTGACTCTTATATTCAACGACTTAAAGATTTAGAAGATATTGCTTTTGGCTTTGGAGGGGTTCAAAAAGCGTATGCCATTCAAGCAGGTAGAGAACTTAGGGTCATCGTAGAGAGTGAGAAGGTGAACGATGAAAAAGCCGCTCAATTGTCATTCGAAATATCTCAAAAAATACAGACTGATATGACCTACCCGGGTCAGGTGAAAGTTACTGTAATTCGTGAAACGCGTTCGGTAAATGTAGCGAAGTAG
- a CDS encoding cell division protein ZapA, translating into MSEKLKIKLSIADRVYPLTIDPSQEEGLRKAAKNIEQLAKKFEQSYAVRDKQDVLAMCALQFASKIEQRGIDQTENNQEATDRLKALEQLVASKLSVK; encoded by the coding sequence ATGTCGGAAAAGCTCAAAATAAAACTTTCCATTGCCGATAGGGTCTATCCCTTGACCATTGATCCAAGCCAAGAAGAAGGTTTGCGAAAGGCGGCCAAGAATATAGAGCAGTTGGCAAAGAAATTTGAGCAGAGCTATGCGGTTCGGGATAAACAAGATGTACTCGCAATGTGCGCGTTACAATTTGCATCAAAAATAGAACAGCGTGGTATAGACCAAACCGAAAATAATCAAGAAGCGACCGACCGATTGAAGGCTCTGGAACAATTGGTTGCATCGAAGCTTAGTGTAAAGTAG
- a CDS encoding peptidase M23-like protein, which produces MGKTFSILLLLFYFSGFGQEKYPKDAFRSPMDIPVVLAGTFGELRSNHFHSGVDIKTKQREGLPIYAIGDGSVTRIKISHWGYGKALYVAHPNGYTSVYGHLQKFAPEIEAYIKKVQYEKKSYEVEVFPDYGEVKVEKGNVIAYGGNSGGSSGPHLHFEIRSSISEKPTNPLLYGLDVRDATNPTLEKLFGYPVSDDAVVNQSKQPIELHFKKQDDGTFLAETVKASGTIGFGFIGYDRQDLAANRNGVYSVQQLVNGTTYSEYNFEKFSFSETRYLNTLIDYDRYGRYRQRVQKLFKGPGNKLSIYQTMYNDGKLDVREGLSYKVELLVKDYAGNLTKAVIPVDGKVESVIIEKDEEKTENYVIAKKPNNYDLGAAKVYFPSNTFYDNFYIDLKKDDDTVTIHNNRIAAHRNFTVTFDVSKFSKEERRQLFIARLDSRLRPHHASTYKRGNTFTTRTRNLGTYTLAKDSVAPKIRARNFKEGKWLNNYRYLSVHISDDLSGIDTYSATLNGEWILMEYEPKNNTLTYNFDDIILDQKECKLELTVTDNVGNSNTFTSTFFRK; this is translated from the coding sequence ATGGGCAAGACTTTTTCTATTCTTTTATTATTATTCTATTTTTCGGGTTTTGGGCAAGAGAAATACCCTAAAGACGCTTTTCGTTCACCAATGGATATTCCTGTGGTACTTGCCGGAACATTCGGTGAACTTCGATCAAATCATTTTCACTCGGGGGTCGATATTAAAACAAAGCAAAGAGAGGGTTTGCCTATTTATGCCATTGGCGATGGAAGCGTTACCCGAATTAAAATTTCACACTGGGGTTACGGTAAGGCTTTATATGTGGCTCATCCGAACGGATATACTTCCGTTTACGGCCATTTGCAAAAGTTTGCTCCTGAAATCGAAGCTTACATTAAAAAAGTTCAGTATGAAAAAAAATCATATGAGGTCGAGGTCTTTCCCGACTATGGCGAAGTAAAAGTTGAAAAAGGAAATGTTATCGCCTATGGTGGAAATTCTGGAGGTTCTTCGGGTCCGCATCTACATTTTGAAATTAGGAGCAGCATCTCCGAAAAACCTACAAACCCTTTACTTTATGGGCTTGATGTACGCGATGCCACGAATCCGACCTTAGAAAAGCTTTTTGGTTACCCGGTATCCGATGATGCAGTCGTAAACCAAAGTAAGCAACCCATAGAACTCCATTTTAAAAAACAAGACGATGGTACATTTTTGGCCGAGACCGTCAAAGCTTCCGGCACCATCGGTTTTGGTTTTATCGGTTACGACCGACAAGATTTAGCAGCAAACAGAAATGGCGTTTATTCGGTACAGCAGCTGGTAAACGGCACCACTTATAGTGAATATAATTTTGAAAAATTCTCTTTTTCCGAAACCAGATACCTGAACACACTAATAGATTATGATCGATATGGCAGGTATCGACAGCGCGTTCAAAAACTGTTCAAAGGCCCCGGTAATAAGCTGAGCATTTATCAAACCATGTATAACGATGGTAAACTAGATGTTCGCGAAGGTCTAAGTTACAAAGTCGAGCTGCTAGTAAAAGATTATGCAGGCAATTTGACCAAAGCGGTAATACCCGTAGACGGTAAAGTAGAGTCTGTTATCATTGAGAAAGATGAGGAGAAAACAGAAAATTATGTTATTGCCAAAAAGCCGAACAATTATGATCTTGGGGCAGCAAAAGTCTATTTTCCGTCAAACACTTTTTATGACAACTTCTATATTGATTTAAAGAAAGATGACGATACCGTAACCATTCATAACAATCGAATAGCTGCCCACAGAAATTTCACGGTTACTTTTGATGTTTCGAAATTCAGTAAAGAAGAAAGAAGGCAACTTTTTATTGCCCGGTTAGATAGCCGATTAAGACCTCATCACGCCTCAACCTATAAAAGAGGAAATACCTTTACCACGCGCACCCGCAATTTAGGCACCTATACCTTGGCCAAAGACAGCGTTGCACCAAAAATTCGTGCAAGAAATTTTAAAGAAGGGAAATGGCTCAATAACTATCGGTATTTAAGTGTACATATTTCTGACGACCTAAGCGGTATAGATACTTATTCGGCAACCCTGAACGGAGAATGGATCCTTATGGAATACGAACCCAAGAACAATACGCTTACCTATAATTTCGATGATATTATTCTCGACCAGAAAGAATGTAAGCTAGAACTCACCGTTACCGACAATGTTGGCAACTCCAATACCTTTACCAGCACTTTTTTCAGAAAATAA
- a CDS encoding cysteine desulfurase translates to MKKVYLDNAATTQVRENVIEKMQDALAKMYGNPSSTHSFGRSAKTAIESARKTIAKYLNAHPAEIIFTSGGTEADNMILRCAVRDLGVTTIITTKIEHHAVLHTAEDLEKDNNVKLKFVDLDKFGNPDLNHLKTLLEADDSKKLVSLMHINNEIGNKIDIDAVCTMCHEKGAYFHSDTVQSIGHYPWDVKATPIDFMTAAAHKFHGPKGVGFAFIKRNSGLKPMISGGSQERGFRAGTESFHNIVGLEEAFVSSYDNLEEEMNYVSSLKQHFIEQLQKKIPNAKLNGHSGDMDKSTYTLVNVCLPIEPQKALMLLFHLDIKGIACSKGSACQSGSNIASHVLTEILSDEDLKKPSLRFSFSKYNTKEELDYTIDELKSFVEE, encoded by the coding sequence ATGAAAAAAGTGTATTTAGACAATGCCGCGACCACTCAGGTCAGAGAAAATGTCATAGAAAAAATGCAAGATGCGCTGGCCAAAATGTATGGTAACCCATCCTCGACGCATAGCTTTGGCCGTTCGGCAAAAACGGCTATTGAAAGCGCTAGAAAAACCATAGCAAAATATTTGAACGCCCACCCGGCGGAAATAATTTTTACGTCTGGAGGTACCGAAGCCGATAACATGATTCTTCGCTGCGCTGTACGAGATTTGGGCGTAACTACCATTATTACCACTAAAATTGAACACCATGCGGTTTTACACACAGCCGAAGATTTAGAAAAAGATAACAATGTAAAGCTGAAGTTTGTCGACCTAGATAAATTCGGCAACCCCGATTTGAATCATTTAAAAACTCTTCTAGAGGCTGATGATTCAAAAAAATTGGTCAGCTTAATGCACATTAATAATGAGATAGGTAACAAAATTGATATTGATGCCGTTTGCACCATGTGTCACGAAAAGGGTGCTTATTTTCATTCTGATACGGTGCAGTCTATAGGTCATTACCCATGGGATGTAAAAGCAACACCTATTGATTTTATGACTGCTGCTGCCCATAAATTTCATGGCCCGAAGGGAGTAGGGTTTGCTTTCATTAAGAGAAATTCAGGTTTAAAACCTATGATTTCAGGAGGCTCTCAAGAACGTGGGTTTCGTGCGGGAACCGAGTCGTTTCATAATATTGTTGGTCTTGAAGAAGCGTTTGTTTCTTCTTATGATAATTTGGAGGAAGAAATGAATTATGTTTCAAGCTTAAAACAGCACTTTATAGAACAACTTCAAAAGAAAATCCCGAATGCTAAATTGAACGGACATTCTGGGGACATGGATAAGAGTACTTATACTTTAGTCAATGTCTGCTTACCCATTGAACCGCAGAAGGCTTTAATGCTTTTATTTCACCTTGATATTAAGGGTATAGCTTGTTCTAAAGGTAGCGCCTGCCAATCGGGGAGCAATATAGCCTCACATGTTCTTACGGAAATTTTAAGCGATGAAGATTTAAAAAAGCCTTCATTGCGATTTTCTTTTTCAAAGTACAATACCAAAGAAGAACTGGATTATACTATTGATGAATTAAAAAGTTTTGTTGAGGAATAA